The following coding sequences lie in one Xanthomonas hortorum pv. pelargonii genomic window:
- the recF gene encoding DNA replication/repair protein RecF (All proteins in this family for which functions are known are DNA-binding proteins that assist the filamentation of RecA onto DNA for the initiation of recombination or recombinational repair.): MHVVRLSIHRLRRFQTVELHPASSLNLLTGDNGAGKTSVLEALHLMAYGRSFRGRVRDGLIQQGADDLEVFVEWRERSGETSERSRRAGLRHSGQEWTGRLDGEDVAQLGSLCAALAVVTFEPGSHVLISGGGEPRRRFLDWGLFHVEPDFLALWRRYARALKQRNALLKQGAQPRMLDAWDHELAESGETLTSRRLRYLDRLQERLIPVATAIAPSLGLSALTFAPGWKRHEVSLADALLLARERDRQNGYTSQGPHRADWTPAFDALPGKDALSRGQAKLTALACLLAQAEDFAHERGEWPVIALDDLGSELDRHHQARVLQRLASAPAQVLITATEMPPGLADSGELLHRFHVEHGQIAVQAASE; the protein is encoded by the coding sequence ATGCACGTTGTGCGGTTGTCCATCCATCGACTTCGTCGTTTCCAGACCGTCGAGCTTCATCCCGCCAGTTCCTTGAACTTGCTCACCGGCGATAACGGCGCAGGCAAGACCAGTGTGCTCGAGGCGCTGCATCTGATGGCCTATGGCCGCAGTTTCCGTGGGCGGGTGCGCGATGGGCTGATCCAGCAAGGCGCCGACGATCTGGAAGTGTTCGTGGAATGGCGCGAGCGCAGCGGCGAGACCAGCGAACGCTCGCGTCGCGCAGGTCTGCGCCATAGCGGCCAGGAATGGACCGGCCGGCTGGATGGGGAAGATGTCGCGCAGTTGGGATCGTTATGTGCCGCGCTGGCGGTGGTGACGTTTGAGCCGGGCAGCCATGTCTTGATCAGCGGCGGTGGCGAACCACGCCGACGCTTCCTGGATTGGGGCTTGTTCCACGTGGAACCTGACTTCCTGGCGCTATGGCGGCGTTATGCACGTGCGCTCAAGCAGCGCAACGCCCTACTCAAGCAGGGCGCGCAGCCGCGCATGCTCGATGCGTGGGATCACGAGCTTGCCGAATCCGGTGAAACCCTGACGTCGCGGCGCCTTCGCTACCTGGATCGCCTGCAGGAACGGTTGATTCCCGTTGCAACCGCGATCGCCCCCTCGTTAGGCCTGTCTGCGCTGACGTTCGCGCCGGGGTGGAAGCGCCATGAGGTCTCGCTCGCCGACGCGTTGCTGTTGGCACGGGAGCGCGACCGTCAGAATGGCTATACCTCGCAAGGCCCGCACCGGGCCGACTGGACGCCTGCCTTCGACGCGCTGCCGGGAAAGGACGCGCTCTCGCGTGGCCAGGCCAAGCTCACCGCCCTCGCCTGCCTGCTGGCCCAGGCGGAGGACTTTGCCCACGAACGTGGCGAATGGCCGGTAATTGCATTGGACGATCTGGGTTCTGAGCTGGATCGACACCACCAGGCGCGCGTCTTGCAGCGGCTCGCCTCGGCGCCTGCGCAGGTACTCATCACCGCGACCGAAATGCCGCCGGGGCTTGCAGACTCAGGCGAACTGCTCCATCGGTTCCACGTGGAACACGGGCAAATCGCCGTTCAAGCCGCGTCGGAGTAA